CCCCGGCGGGCGTCATGCGGCTATTGGCCGCCTATGATATCCCAGTGGCTGGGAAGTCTGCCGTTGTGATTGGGCGCAGTATCCTGGTGGGGAAACCGCTAGCCCTCATGCTGTTACAGGAAAATGCTACCGTGACGATCGCCCATTCCCGCACCCCCGACTTGGCAGCCGTTGCCCGCAGGGCTGATATTTTGATCGTAGCCGCGGGACGACCGGGATTAGTCGATGCGTCAATGGTTAAGCCCGGAGCCGTGGTGATCGATGTGGGGATTAACCGGGTAACGGATACAACGGGAGTAAGCCGCTTAGTGGGCGATGTCGACTTTGATGGGGTAGCCCCGATTGCCCAGTATTTAACCCCCGTCCCCGGTGGCGTAGGTCCCATGACGATCGCCCTCCTGCTCGAAAACACAGTGCAGAGCTATTGTCAGCGCCACGCCTTGCCTTGGGGGTAAGCGCCTAGGGGTTGGCCACATCCGGGTGAGGCACCTTCCGTCAGCTCAGCCAGCGGCAAAGGTTCGGCGGCAAAAGGGAACTCCCGGTGGTCTCAAAATCACTCTCAAAATCAAAAATATAAAATTTGTGTCACAATCAAAGGTAACCGAGAGAGAAGTTGCCCCAAACCCTAGTATCCTCAACGCTAAGGAGCGGCTATCCCCCAGCTACCCTCCGGGGTAAAATCTCGCTAGACAGATCCCGACCGACTGGGTTTACATTAGAAATTAAAGACTATACTAACAGAGAAGCAGCGCATCCTGCGGCTGCGATGGTTTTCGCCATGGGCAATGAGCACGGTGACTGGGAAGGGCGATCGGAATGAGTCTAGTGCTGGTAGTAGAAGATAGCGTGCCGCAACGCGAGATGATCACTGAGTTATTAAAGAATAGTGGTCTCAAAGTCTATGTTGCCAGTGATGGCGTTGAAGCCCTAGAGCAGATCCAAGCACAGCGTCCTGATCTGGTCGTTTTGGACATTGTGATGCCCCGGATGAATGGGTACGAGGTCTGTCGGCGGCTGAAGGCAGATACGAAAACCCAGGATATTCCCGTTGTCATGTGTTCTTCCAAGGGCGAAGAGTTCGATCGCTATTGGGGGATGCGTCAGGGTGCGGATGCATACATTGCCAAACCCTTTCAGCCAACCGAGTTGGTAGGGACCGTCAAACAGCTTTTGCGCGGATAGTGGGAGAAGAGGGAGAGGGCTATGGTTGCCAGTTCAGACTTTCTCAAAGGGAGGGGACCCGGACAGGTTCCGGCCTTCCAGGGAAGCGATGAGGGCATGGGTAATCCCGAAGGGGAGTTACACCTGCGGTTTTATGTCCCCTCTGGAACTGAGTTTGCCCTCCATGCGGTTGGCATCAAAGAGGTGATTTCTCTTGCCCCCGATCGCATTACCCCGATTCCCAACGTCTCCCCCCTGCTGCTGGGAACCCTGAATTTACGGGGGCAGGTGATCTGGGTGGCTGATCTAGGGCAATTTTTAGGAGATACCACCGTTCTCAATACCGATCGCAACGAAATCCCGGTGGTTGCGGTTCAGGACCAGGACATTATCCTGGGACTGGCGGTAGACCGAATTGTAGGTATGCATTGGCTAGATCTGGACGAGTTACAAATTGCGACCAATGTACCCGATAACATTCTTCCCTTTCTGCGGGGAGAGTGGGTGCTGAATGCAGAAACGGGCGAGCATTTACGGTTGCTGGATCAGGCAGCCATTATTCGATCGGCACGGTGGGCAGCCTAGACTGCCGATTTTTCCAGGACACTTACAACCCAGGACCCTATAAAAGCGGCAGGAGAAGTTATCGATGGCGTCAAGCACAGGATACTCGCAACTTTATCAGAAAGCCCAAGCAGCGTATATGGAGCAACGGTACGAAGACGCTGCAAGCTTTATTGATGAACTGGTTGCGCATCAACCCGATGATTTTAGTGCCCACCTCCTGCGCGGCCACATCTATTGCTATGGGTTGCAACAATACGAGACGGCCCGCCAAGAATACCAAACCGTACTGAGTCTGACGACTGATCCCGACTACGTCACCCTGGCTAACCAGGGGTTGGGCGATGTGGA
This DNA window, taken from Trichothermofontia sichuanensis B231, encodes the following:
- a CDS encoding response regulator transcription factor; translation: MSLVLVVEDSVPQREMITELLKNSGLKVYVASDGVEALEQIQAQRPDLVVLDIVMPRMNGYEVCRRLKADTKTQDIPVVMCSSKGEEFDRYWGMRQGADAYIAKPFQPTELVGTVKQLLRG
- a CDS encoding chemotaxis protein CheW, yielding MVASSDFLKGRGPGQVPAFQGSDEGMGNPEGELHLRFYVPSGTEFALHAVGIKEVISLAPDRITPIPNVSPLLLGTLNLRGQVIWVADLGQFLGDTTVLNTDRNEIPVVAVQDQDIILGLAVDRIVGMHWLDLDELQIATNVPDNILPFLRGEWVLNAETGEHLRLLDQAAIIRSARWAA
- the folD gene encoding bifunctional methylenetetrahydrofolate dehydrogenase/methenyltetrahydrofolate cyclohydrolase FolD, which encodes MASSAQLLDGKQLAQTLQTQLAERIQTLQTQHAGIRPPGLAVLMVGDNPASAAYVRGKERACAKVGIASFGQHFPGTTSQAELEATIEALNQDDRVDGILVQLPLPDHLDAVRLLHLIDPDKDVDGLHALNLGRLVRGEPSLRSCTPAGVMRLLAAYDIPVAGKSAVVIGRSILVGKPLALMLLQENATVTIAHSRTPDLAAVARRADILIVAAGRPGLVDASMVKPGAVVIDVGINRVTDTTGVSRLVGDVDFDGVAPIAQYLTPVPGGVGPMTIALLLENTVQSYCQRHALPWG